The bacterium region ACCTTTCCTACTCCCACCACCTGGGCGAAAGCTTTCTGCAGGTCGGCCAGGCGGTCGCGGGTTTCTCGGGTGGCCTCGTCCACTTTCTCCCGGAACCGGGTGGTCAGCTCGCGGTTCTCCTCGCGCATGGCCCGGTTGTCGGCGATCCGGGAGACAATCAGCTCTAATTCCTCCAGGTTGACCGGCTTGAGCAGATAGTCGCAGGCCCCGCCGCGCAAGGCCTGGACCGCGGTGCTCATGTCGCCGTGCCCGGTGATGAACAGCAGGTCGGTCTTGTCGCCCAGCGGCAGGCTTTTCAGGTGCTGGAGCAGCTCCAGCCCATCCATGCCGGGCATGCGGATATCGGAAATCACCAGAGGGAAAGGCTGCGCCTTGAACGTCGCAAGCGCCTCGATCCCGTTCCCGCACTGGGTCACATCGTGATAGAGCTGGTCGGTCAGGTAGTCCGCCAGCAGTTCCCGCCCGTGCGGGTCGTCGTCAACGAGAAGAATTCGCATCCGTCCTCAGGTTCCTTTCCGTTAGCAACGGCAACATGACCGAAAAAACAGCGCCTCCCTCCGGGACCGGAGCCGCCTCCACCCGTCCTCTCATCTCATCCACGAAACGCTTGACAATGGCCAGCCCAAGCCCGGTGCCCTGTCCGGGTTTCTTGGTCGAATAGAAGGGGTCGAAAAGCCGGTCGGCCATCTCGGCCGGGAAACCCGGTCCGTTGTCCCGGACCTCGATCCTGACCTTGTCTCCGACCCGGACTGTCTTGACCAGAATGAATTTATCGTTTCGCGACGTTTCGTCCAGGGCCTGCATGGCATTGACCACCAGGTTGATCACGATCTGTTCCAGATTGATCCGGGCGCCCTGCACCTTGAGAGGTTCCCGGCAGTACACCGTTTCGAGATGGATGCCGTGGGAGCCGATCTGGTTCTCGATCAGGTCCAGCGCGCTGCACACGGTGTCGTGCAGATCGAACACTCCGGGGGGCGACTGGGTCGGGGCGACCCAGAACTGGCGCATGTGCTTGATGATCTCATCGATCCGGCTCACGTGTTCCGAGACTTTCTTGAATTTCTCCACCATCTTGCCCGGTATCTCGACCGGGTTGCGCTGGATCCAGAGCACCACGCTGTCGGCGGTCAGCTTGATCGCGTTGAGCGGCTGGTTGATCTCGTGGGTTATTCCCCCAGCCATCACTCCGATCGAGGCCAGGCGCGAGGACTGCTCGGCCAGGCGGGTGGCCTCGGTGCGCTTCCTTTCGGCCTCAATCAGCTCGTGCACCTGGAGATTGCGCTCCCAGGCGCCCACCACCATGTCGGCGATAGTGGTGAAGAGGTTTATTTCCTCCGGGACCCAGAAATGCAGCTTGTGGTGGACAAACAGCAGCAAGCCCTTCACCTGCCCGGCCAGGGCCAGGGGACAGGCCAGCAGGGCCTGTATCCCTCTTTTTTCGAAATATTCCCGCTCCTTGCCCACGGCCTCAGTCACGTTATGGATGAAATACACCTCGTTTTTCAGCACCGTGACGAGGAGACCGGGAGTATTGTCCTCGTTCAAGGCCAGAGTGCCGGGGCAGACCACAGTTTCATTCCCGGTTGGACCGGCGCCTGCGCTGAGCAGGGAGACCGCCGACTGGTTCTCGCCGAAGCGGAACAGGCAGGCGCTGTCGAGATGCATGGTCTGCCGGATGTCATCCAGCAGGAACCCGGTGACCTCGGAAAACGACTCCGCAGAATTGAGCCGCGAGGCGATCTCGGCCAGCAGGCTTTTCTGGCTCAACATCATTTCCAGCTTGCTGCGTTCGAGCTTGAGCGCCACTTCGGCCCGCTGACGTTCGTTGACCTCCTTTTTCAGCTCCACGTTGGCCTGAATCAGCTCGCGGGTGCGCTCCTGAACTCTTTCCTCGAGTTCGTCGTGCGCTTTCTGCAGCTTTTCCTCGGCCTGTTTCAGGTCGGTGATGTCCTTTTTCACCCCGATGAAATGCGTGATCTCGCCGTTTTCATTCTTCACCGGAGCGATCGAGGCCATCTCCCAGAACAGCTCGCCGTTTTTCTTCCGGTTGAGGAACTCGCCTTTCCATTCCCTGCCGGCCATGATCGTTTCCCAGAGAACGCGGTGCGTTTCGGCCGGAGTGCCGCTGGTTTTCAGTATCCGCGGGTTCTGGCCCAGGGCTTCATCGAACGAGTAGCCGGTGAGTTGGCTGAATTTGGGGTTGACATACTCGATTGCGCCCGTGCTGTCGGTAATCACGATCGAGGTGGGGCTCTGCTCCACGGCCACGGACAGCTTCCGCACCTGCTCCTCGGCGCGGCGCCGTTTGATCGCCAGGGCGTACAGGGTCGCCACCCGTTCCAGGATCACCCGGTGCTCCTGGGTGTAGTCCTCCTTCGCGTTGGCGGCGGCTATCACCCCCACCGGCTCCCCGTCGATCAGGGCCGGCACTGCGATGAAGCGGCCGATGTCGATATGGTCCTCCGGAACGGTCCCGTAACCGGCAAACGATTCGGCGCTGTTGGCGATCACCGGATTGCAGTCTCTGAGGCACGGGCCCCAGGGACCGGTGAATTCCTTTATCTCGATTGACTTGGAAAGGCCCGGCTCCAGTTTGACTATATCGTTGGTGGCGGCTGGTATGTTCAGGCTCCCGCTGCGCGCGTCGATGAACCCGGCGAAGCCAGCCGGGCTGCCGGTCAGGCCCCGGACATAATCGAGCACGGTGGCGGAGATGCTTTCCAGGGACGAGTTCTGGATCAGCCGCGAGGACAACTCGGCGAAAGAGGAATTGAGCCGTGATTCGACCGAGAGAAGCTCCTTGAGCTTCTTGTGCTCCAGTTCCGCCGAGGCGCGCGCCGCGATTATCGAAAGCACATCCTGCGCCCGGCGGGGCAGGTTGGTCACCCGCCTGAACACCGCGTTGATGATGCCGATCGGCCTCCCATCCTTGGCAGTCAGCGGGATGCCGATATAGCCCTCGGCGCCCAGACGGCGCAGCTCCTCGTTCCGGGGGAACAGCTCGGTGATCTTTTCCCGATAATATTTGAATCCTCCGGCGTAGACTTTCTCGCAGGGGGTGCCGGCGAGGTCGTAGTCGTCCACCTGGACATAGCCGCCGTCGACCATCATCGAAAGCGGGTGCAGACGGGAGGGGCCGACCAGCTCGCCGATCACTCCCACATCCGCCCCCAGCCAGCGGCAGAGCGTGCCCACTATCCGGTCGAAAAACTCCTGGCCGATCGTGCCCACCGAGCTTTCCACCAGGGTCTGGATCGCTTCCTCGGCGCGTTTGCGCTCGGTTATATCGGTGAGCCGTCCGCGCAGTCCGACCACCTGGCCGTTCTGCACCACCCGGGTGCTGACCGCGCGTATCCAGCGTGTCCCTCCGGCGCGGGTCCGAATCCGGTACTCGGCCGGTTCGGCATCATCCCGCAACAGCAGTTCGATCCTCTGCTCCAGTTGCGGCATGTCCTCGGGGAAAACGAACCTGTCGATCCCGCCTCCCACCAGTTCCTCCGGCGTGTAGCCGGTGATCCGCTCGATGGCCGGGCTGATGTAGCTTATTTTCCTGTCTGTATCCATGGAGTATATGACATCGCTGATGTTCTCCACCAGGTCGCGGTAGGTCTCCTCCGAGCGACGCAGGGCCTGCTGCGACAACACCCGCTCGGTGATATCCTCATGCGCCACGACCGCGCGGGCCGGTATACCCCCCGTAAAACGGGTGACCCGCAGGTTGAACCAGCGTTCGCGCTCCGGCGAATGGCAGGAGTACTCCAGCTCGAATTTGTCCTTTTTACCGGCCAGCACGTCCCGAATGCCCCCGGCCGCCAGGCGGGCCTCCCTTTCGGATCCACCGTGCACCCGGTCGCAAATTTCGAGGTAGTTCATCCCCACATGCTCGCCCCGGTCGCCCCCGTTGGCCGTGGCAAACTCTTTCCAGGCCCGGTTCACATACATGATCCGGCCGGAGGCCTCCACTATCGCGATGTGGGCCGAAAGCGAGTCGACCGTGGAGCGGATGAAAACCTCGCTTTCGCGGAGCGCCTCCTCGGCCCTCTTGCGCTCGTCTATGTCGGTCAGGACACCCTGAATCCCCTGCGGGACTTTGTTTTCATCGTAGAACGGGCGGCAGGCCGCCCGCACCCAGTGCGAGCGTCCCTCCCTGGTGAGGAGCCGTATCTCGGTGATATCCTCTTTACCCGAAAGCAGCACCTGGACAAATGCTTCCGCCCGCTGCCTGTCATCCGGCCAGATGACATCCTCGTACATCCGCCCGAGAAGGCTTTCCGGCTCGAACCCTAGGATGAGCTTGATCGCCGGGCTGACATATTCGATCAGTCCCTGGGCGTCAAGAGTGAACAGGGTTTCGCTGATGTTTTCCACCAACTGGCGGTATTTTTCCTCCGAGCGGCGCAGCACCTCCTCGAAACGAATCCTCTCGGTCATGTCGGTGAACACTCCCACCATCCCCGCGACCCGCCCCTCTGAGTCGTAATAGGTGGCCTTGTGGAAAACCACCTGATGCTCCTGGCCGTCCGCAGCCCGGACCACCGACTCGTAAGTCTGGGTTCCCGGGTTCTTCAGCAGCATCTGGTCGAAGCTATGGTGGTGACGGGCGTGCTCATCGAAGAAGGTCTGGAACACCGTCCGGCCGATCAGCTGGTCGCGCTTGATCCCGACAAATTCCTCGAAGGCGCGGTTGCAGCCCTGGTAGCACCCGTGGATATCCTTGTAGAATACCGGGCTGGGGATCGTGTCGATCAGGCGCTGAGAGAAATCGGCCTGCTGCTCGAGGTTGTTTATGCTTTCCCTGTGCCGGGTGATGTCGCGGGCGATGGTCAGCACCGCGGGCTGCTCGTGGAAGCGGATGATCACGCTGCTGAGTTCCACCGCCATGATCGACCCATCCTTGCGCCGGTGCTCGGTTTCGACCAGCAGGCGTCCCTTTGCCACAAGCTCTTTCTGACGCTCGGGGAAAAGAGCGGCGTTCCGGGCGGTGTCGAGGTCGAGCGGGGAAAGTCCGAGCAGTTCCTCGCGGGTATAACCCAGACGCTCATGGGCCAGGTGGTTGCACTCCAGGAAACGGCCCCCCAGATCATGGATCAGAATCGCATCCCCGGCGTTTTCGAACAGGGTGCGATAGAGGTTGTCCGATTCCTCCAGCTCCCGTTCGGCCCTTTTGCTGGCGGTTATATCCAGGATCACCGAGTACAGCAGGGGACGGCCCTCGCCGTGCAGGGGGGCGCTCACCACCTCCACGTCCCGCAGCGACCCGTCCGCCAGACGGTGCCGGCAGATAAAGCGCCCGCCCTCGCTTCCGGCCTTGCGCATGTCCTCCCACAGCCGCTCTTCCGGCTTGCCGTTGATTGCGCCGATTGTCAGCTCGAGCATCCGCTCGCGGCTGTAACCGTAGAAACGCAGGGCCTCCTCGTTGGCATCCACGATCCGGCCGTCCGCCGGGTCGATGATCAGCATCACCAGGCTGCCGACCTGGAACAGCACCGACAGGTCGCTGCCGGGCGCATCCAGCGACACAGCCTGGCATACCTCAGCCCCGGCCTCTTTTATCTTCCGCCCGCTCCTGCTCTTTTCGCCTGTCTTTGAACTCTTTTTTTCCATCTTGTACTCAGCACGACAGTGAAACCGGTTTTGGATGATACGGGATACAACGTGCCACCGAGAAAGGCCATGTTTATAACACCAAGGCCATCAGGATTTTACCTGACCCGCAATCGCGCATTTCAAGGCTCGATCTTGTTAAGCTTATAGAAATTATACAATAAAGACAAGTACCTCCGGCAAACGGGCGGGCTTCTCCGGTGACCCACCCGGCACACTTCCAAGTACCGGGCGTTGACCGAACGGGTTCGGGACGCTATCTTTACAGCGCACTCCGCCGCAGCCTGTCAACCGTCCCAACCCCAGACCGGGAGAAAACGATGCGGATCGCTCGCGCCCTGATTCTCAGCCTCGTCCTCAGCCTGATCGCCGCCGCCGTCCTCGCCGCCCAAAGCTTCGGCGACCTGAAAGACCTGGCCCGGATCAAGAACGACGTGAAAAGCAAACGGGTCTCGAGCTACGACCGCAACGGCGGCAATAACGATTTCCTGAAAATCCCGGCCGGGACCACCGCCGAACTGTTCAATGTCAAGGGCGCCGGGATCATCACCCACATCTGGGTCACGGTGAACCACGATGACCCGCTGTCGCGGCGCAACCTGATCCTCAGGATGTACTGGGACGGCGAGACCGAGCCCAGCGTCCAGGCCCCTCTGGGCGATTTCTTCGGCCAGGGCTGGGGCGAGTTCTACAACTATGTCACCCCCTACCTCTCCGCCGGGCCGGGCGGCGGACGGGCCATGGTCTGCTATTTCCCGATGCCGTTTGCCGCTGGCGCCCGGATCACCCTGCAGAACGACTCGGACACGGATGTCCAGGCTTTCTACTACTACGTGGACTACGAGGTCCACCCCAAGCTGGAAGCCGACCTGGGGCGCTTCCACGCC contains the following coding sequences:
- a CDS encoding PAS domain S-box protein encodes the protein MSLDAPGSDLSVLFQVGSLVMLIIDPADGRIVDANEEALRFYGYSRERMLELTIGAINGKPEERLWEDMRKAGSEGGRFICRHRLADGSLRDVEVVSAPLHGEGRPLLYSVILDITASKRAERELEESDNLYRTLFENAGDAILIHDLGGRFLECNHLAHERLGYTREELLGLSPLDLDTARNAALFPERQKELVAKGRLLVETEHRRKDGSIMAVELSSVIIRFHEQPAVLTIARDITRHRESINNLEQQADFSQRLIDTIPSPVFYKDIHGCYQGCNRAFEEFVGIKRDQLIGRTVFQTFFDEHARHHHSFDQMLLKNPGTQTYESVVRAADGQEHQVVFHKATYYDSEGRVAGMVGVFTDMTERIRFEEVLRRSEEKYRQLVENISETLFTLDAQGLIEYVSPAIKLILGFEPESLLGRMYEDVIWPDDRQRAEAFVQVLLSGKEDITEIRLLTREGRSHWVRAACRPFYDENKVPQGIQGVLTDIDERKRAEEALRESEVFIRSTVDSLSAHIAIVEASGRIMYVNRAWKEFATANGGDRGEHVGMNYLEICDRVHGGSEREARLAAGGIRDVLAGKKDKFELEYSCHSPERERWFNLRVTRFTGGIPARAVVAHEDITERVLSQQALRRSEETYRDLVENISDVIYSMDTDRKISYISPAIERITGYTPEELVGGGIDRFVFPEDMPQLEQRIELLLRDDAEPAEYRIRTRAGGTRWIRAVSTRVVQNGQVVGLRGRLTDITERKRAEEAIQTLVESSVGTIGQEFFDRIVGTLCRWLGADVGVIGELVGPSRLHPLSMMVDGGYVQVDDYDLAGTPCEKVYAGGFKYYREKITELFPRNEELRRLGAEGYIGIPLTAKDGRPIGIINAVFRRVTNLPRRAQDVLSIIAARASAELEHKKLKELLSVESRLNSSFAELSSRLIQNSSLESISATVLDYVRGLTGSPAGFAGFIDARSGSLNIPAATNDIVKLEPGLSKSIEIKEFTGPWGPCLRDCNPVIANSAESFAGYGTVPEDHIDIGRFIAVPALIDGEPVGVIAAANAKEDYTQEHRVILERVATLYALAIKRRRAEEQVRKLSVAVEQSPTSIVITDSTGAIEYVNPKFSQLTGYSFDEALGQNPRILKTSGTPAETHRVLWETIMAGREWKGEFLNRKKNGELFWEMASIAPVKNENGEITHFIGVKKDITDLKQAEEKLQKAHDELEERVQERTRELIQANVELKKEVNERQRAEVALKLERSKLEMMLSQKSLLAEIASRLNSAESFSEVTGFLLDDIRQTMHLDSACLFRFGENQSAVSLLSAGAGPTGNETVVCPGTLALNEDNTPGLLVTVLKNEVYFIHNVTEAVGKEREYFEKRGIQALLACPLALAGQVKGLLLFVHHKLHFWVPEEINLFTTIADMVVGAWERNLQVHELIEAERKRTEATRLAEQSSRLASIGVMAGGITHEINQPLNAIKLTADSVVLWIQRNPVEIPGKMVEKFKKVSEHVSRIDEIIKHMRQFWVAPTQSPPGVFDLHDTVCSALDLIENQIGSHGIHLETVYCREPLKVQGARINLEQIVINLVVNAMQALDETSRNDKFILVKTVRVGDKVRIEVRDNGPGFPAEMADRLFDPFYSTKKPGQGTGLGLAIVKRFVDEMRGRVEAAPVPEGGAVFSVMLPLLTERNLRTDANSSR